A portion of the Streptomyces sp. YPW6 genome contains these proteins:
- the ettA gene encoding energy-dependent translational throttle protein EttA, translating to MAEYIYTMRKTRKAHGDKVILDDVNLNFLPGAKIGVVGPNGAGKSTVLKIMAGLEQPSNGDAFLSPGFTVGILMQEPKLDESKTVLENVQDGAAETMGKLKRFNEVAELMATDYSDALMEEMGKLQEDLDHANAWDLDAQLEQAMDALGCPPGDWPVTNLSGGEKRRVALCKLLIEAPDLLLLDEPTNHLDAESVNWLEQHLSKYAGAVVAVTHDRYFLNNVAEWILELDRGRAIPYEGNYSTYLDKKAARLKVEGRKDEKRQKRLKEELEWVRSNAKGRQTKSKARLARYEEMAAEADKMRKLDFEEIQIPPGPRLGSIVVEVENLSKAFGDKVLIDDLSFTLPRNGIVGVIGPNGAGKTTLFKMIQGLETPDSGTVKIGDTVKISYVDQSRANIDPKKTLWAVVSDELDYINVGQVEMPSRAYVSAFGFKGPDQQKPAGVLSGGERNRLNLALTLKEGGNLLLLDEPTNDLDVETLSSLENALLEFPGAAVVISHDRWFLDRVATHILAYEGDSKWYWFEGNFESYEKNKIDRLGPDAARPHRATYKKLTRG from the coding sequence TTGGCTGAGTACATCTACACCATGCGCAAGACGCGCAAAGCGCACGGCGACAAGGTGATTCTCGATGACGTCAATCTGAACTTCCTGCCCGGTGCGAAGATCGGTGTCGTGGGCCCCAACGGCGCCGGCAAGTCCACGGTGCTGAAGATCATGGCGGGCCTGGAGCAGCCGTCCAACGGTGACGCCTTCCTGTCGCCCGGCTTCACCGTCGGCATCCTCATGCAGGAGCCGAAGCTCGACGAGTCGAAGACCGTCCTGGAGAACGTCCAGGACGGCGCCGCCGAGACCATGGGCAAGCTGAAGCGCTTCAACGAGGTCGCCGAGCTCATGGCGACCGACTACTCCGACGCGCTGATGGAGGAGATGGGCAAGCTCCAGGAGGACTTGGACCACGCGAACGCGTGGGACCTGGACGCCCAGCTGGAGCAGGCCATGGACGCCCTGGGCTGCCCGCCCGGCGACTGGCCGGTCACCAACCTCTCCGGTGGCGAGAAGCGCCGGGTGGCGCTCTGCAAGCTCCTCATCGAGGCCCCGGACCTGCTCCTCCTCGACGAGCCCACCAACCACCTGGACGCCGAGTCGGTGAACTGGCTGGAGCAGCACCTCTCGAAGTACGCGGGTGCCGTCGTCGCCGTCACCCACGACCGGTACTTCCTCAACAACGTCGCCGAGTGGATCCTCGAACTCGACCGCGGCCGCGCCATCCCCTACGAGGGCAACTACTCCACCTACCTCGACAAGAAGGCCGCCCGCCTCAAGGTCGAGGGGCGCAAGGACGAGAAGCGCCAGAAGCGCCTCAAGGAGGAGCTGGAGTGGGTGCGGTCGAACGCCAAGGGGCGCCAGACCAAGTCCAAGGCCCGTCTCGCCCGTTACGAGGAGATGGCGGCCGAGGCCGACAAGATGCGGAAGCTGGACTTCGAGGAGATCCAGATCCCGCCGGGGCCCCGGCTCGGTTCCATCGTCGTCGAGGTCGAGAACCTCTCGAAGGCCTTCGGCGACAAGGTCCTCATCGACGACCTGTCGTTCACGCTGCCCCGTAACGGCATCGTCGGCGTCATCGGCCCGAACGGCGCGGGCAAGACCACGCTGTTCAAGATGATCCAGGGCCTGGAGACCCCCGACAGCGGCACGGTCAAGATCGGTGACACGGTCAAGATCTCCTACGTCGACCAGTCCCGCGCCAACATCGACCCGAAGAAGACCCTCTGGGCCGTCGTCTCGGACGAGCTGGACTACATCAACGTCGGCCAGGTCGAGATGCCGTCCCGCGCCTACGTCTCCGCGTTCGGCTTCAAGGGCCCGGACCAGCAGAAGCCGGCCGGGGTCCTCTCCGGTGGTGAGCGCAACCGCCTCAACCTGGCGCTGACGCTCAAGGAGGGCGGCAACCTGCTGCTCCTCGACGAGCCCACCAACGACCTCGACGTGGAGACCCTGTCCTCGCTCGAGAACGCGCTGCTGGAGTTCCCCGGTGCCGCGGTGGTCATCTCCCACGACCGCTGGTTCCTGGACCGTGTCGCCACGCACATCCTCGCCTACGAGGGTGACTCCAAGTGGTACTGGTTCGAGGGTAACTTCGAGTCGTACGAGAAGAACAAGATCGACCGCCTCGGCCCGGACGCGGCCCGCCCGCACCGTGCCACGTACAAGAAGCTCACGCGAGGCTGA
- a CDS encoding thioesterase family protein: MARHLYSCPLRWSDMDAFGHVNNVVFLRYLEEARIDFMFRLAPGDGSPSFSGGSVVARHEIDYVRPLVHRHEPVTVESWVTRIGAASLTIAYEIKDAEQVYVRASTVVVPYDLAAERPRRISAEEKLFLQQYLAEEPAAA, encoded by the coding sequence TTGGCCCGTCACCTCTACAGCTGCCCCCTGCGCTGGTCGGACATGGACGCCTTCGGCCACGTCAACAACGTGGTCTTCCTCCGCTACCTGGAGGAGGCGCGCATCGACTTCATGTTCCGGCTGGCGCCCGGGGACGGTTCCCCCTCGTTCTCGGGCGGGTCCGTCGTGGCCCGGCACGAGATCGACTACGTACGGCCGCTGGTCCACCGGCACGAGCCGGTGACCGTCGAGTCGTGGGTCACGAGGATAGGCGCCGCGTCCCTGACGATCGCCTACGAGATCAAGGACGCCGAGCAGGTGTACGTACGCGCCTCGACCGTCGTCGTGCCGTACGACCTGGCGGCGGAGCGGCCCCGGCGGATCTCCGCCGAGGAGAAGCTCTTCCTCCAGCAGTACCTGGCAGAGGAGCCCGCCGCGGCATGA
- a CDS encoding ABC transporter ATP-binding protein, with protein sequence MTSSTETAGTARAAGTTLAELERRAAARRDRPSYGHDALIACDRVVRIFTTDGVEVQALQGLDLLVTEGELMALVGASGSGKSTLMNILAGLDVPTAGSAKVAGCDLLSMGPKERLRYRRDVVGFVWQQTARNLLPYLTAIQNITLPMQLRGGAGKRERASRAESLLAMLDIADCRDRRPQQLSGGQQQRVAIAVALANDPSVLLADEPTGELDSATGEQVFAAFRRANEELGTSIVIVTHDQAVANEVRRTVAIRDGRTSSEVLRRTEVDAATGQESQVAREYAMLDRAGRLQLPADYTQALGMEHRVLLELEQDHIGVWPDAHEASEGGRPDASAAGRAGATEKE encoded by the coding sequence ATGACCTCGTCCACCGAGACGGCAGGCACGGCCCGCGCGGCCGGGACGACACTCGCGGAGCTGGAGCGGCGGGCCGCGGCCCGCCGCGACCGCCCCTCCTACGGGCACGACGCGCTGATCGCCTGCGACCGGGTGGTGCGGATCTTCACCACGGACGGGGTGGAGGTCCAGGCCCTTCAGGGTCTCGATCTGCTCGTCACCGAAGGCGAGTTGATGGCCCTGGTGGGTGCGTCGGGCAGCGGCAAGTCGACGCTGATGAACATCCTGGCCGGGCTGGACGTCCCGACGGCGGGCTCGGCGAAGGTCGCGGGGTGCGATCTGCTGTCGATGGGCCCGAAGGAGCGGCTGCGCTACCGGCGCGACGTGGTCGGGTTCGTCTGGCAGCAGACCGCCCGCAACCTGCTGCCGTATCTCACCGCGATCCAGAACATCACCCTGCCCATGCAGTTGCGCGGCGGGGCCGGAAAGCGCGAACGGGCCTCCCGGGCCGAGTCGTTGCTCGCCATGCTCGACATCGCGGACTGCCGTGACCGGCGGCCCCAGCAGTTGTCCGGCGGGCAGCAGCAGCGGGTGGCCATCGCGGTGGCGCTGGCCAACGACCCGTCCGTGCTGCTGGCCGACGAGCCGACCGGCGAGCTGGACTCGGCCACCGGGGAGCAGGTCTTCGCCGCGTTCCGGCGCGCCAACGAGGAGCTGGGCACCTCGATCGTGATCGTCACCCATGACCAGGCGGTCGCGAACGAGGTCCGGCGTACGGTCGCCATCCGCGACGGCCGTACGTCCTCCGAGGTGCTGCGCCGCACGGAGGTCGACGCGGCGACGGGGCAGGAGTCGCAGGTGGCCCGGGAGTACGCGATGCTCGACCGAGCGGGACGGCTCCAGTTGCCCGCGGACTACACGCAGGCGCTGGGGATGGAGCACCGGGTGCTCCTGGAGCTGGAGCAGGACCACATCGGCGTCTGGCCGGACGCGCACGAGGCGTCGGAGGGCGGCCGGCCGGATGCGTCGGCGGCCGGGCGGGCGGGCGCAACGGAGAAGGAGTAG
- a CDS encoding ABC transporter permease, with protein sequence MRDGKRAASAPWIRTRLRSAPGTALALAVLVLVTAFLAAAFPRAVDAYETKGLRHDIRLADPGRSAVEVIRPQPGLELSREEREAGVRSPELKRIGGALVEALPAPLRVDTSDVAYGVRTTKPVLATEPWLPRPDAVPPRLSYAAQTGLEKHARLVSGAWPVTPAEVTSASRAVQGTVTEETAAALNMKTGSVLRVPTAVGGPLTVTITGVVAPRDPLGGYWSADPLVRSPSLIPDPESPFPQNYWTGTVLLAEDAGPALLTTATDPSLFWRFPPDATALTGPDGSRLASVIDSLESGPGLLEVRAIAGDTAAVLTGLGHIVEANARMRDAIAAVIAVAALGIGSVAAVVLVMAGALIASRRKDELALMRSRGGSLRGIGGRLLAETAVTVVPASALGLLLAVLAVGEARWLPAALAAAGVGLLVCVALPLRTTLQHIRPALHGAREDMVDARPSRRRTVAELTLLVLAVGAVTALRRRGTSGGTDLLVSAAPVLVALIAALVLVRLHPLPLRLAARPVARLRGAIGFLALARAGRSSAGGALPLLALLLALATAAFGGSVVAGIGDARDDAALTTVGADARVSGASERATLPDALVRTVRDLDGVRSAAPLRVEFGVALPTAAAGDGGADGRGTEGGGAVTGPAADPGGGTATGARAMTLVGVDPASYTRLARTTGVPAFPGGLLRATGSAAASEGAESGPERVLPVIASPAVAARLGRQTHALDTLSGNFSVRVVGTVERVASLTTSNFLIVDSASLEQRAPTTLLLTGAPDPKELRAAANGAGGEFDVQLRSEERARYVDTPMQAGAQRIYLAAVAAGAGYALLAVLLSLLRTAPERRTLLARLRTMGLTTGQGRRLLAFEATPQALLAAGGGLLTGWAAIVLLSPGVDLVPLALAGVAGSDTSPVAVRADLWSLVLPAAGVVALTAAVAGVQAWWASRRGSITELRAGDSR encoded by the coding sequence ATGCGTGACGGCAAGCGGGCGGCGAGTGCCCCCTGGATACGGACCCGGCTGCGCAGCGCACCCGGCACGGCCCTGGCCCTCGCGGTGCTGGTGCTGGTGACGGCGTTCCTCGCCGCGGCGTTCCCCCGGGCCGTGGACGCGTACGAGACGAAGGGGCTGCGCCACGACATCCGGCTGGCCGACCCGGGACGCAGCGCCGTGGAGGTCATCCGGCCGCAGCCGGGACTCGAACTGTCGCGGGAGGAGCGGGAGGCCGGGGTGCGGAGCCCCGAGCTGAAGCGGATCGGGGGCGCGCTCGTCGAGGCGCTGCCCGCGCCGCTGCGCGTGGACACGTCGGACGTGGCGTACGGCGTGCGCACCACGAAGCCGGTGCTCGCGACCGAGCCGTGGCTGCCGAGGCCCGACGCGGTGCCGCCGCGGCTCTCGTACGCGGCGCAGACGGGGCTGGAGAAGCACGCCCGGCTGGTCTCGGGCGCCTGGCCGGTGACGCCCGCCGAGGTCACCTCCGCCTCGCGTGCGGTGCAGGGCACGGTCACCGAGGAGACCGCGGCCGCGCTGAACATGAAGACCGGCTCGGTCCTGCGGGTGCCCACCGCGGTCGGGGGCCCGCTGACGGTGACCATCACCGGTGTCGTCGCCCCCCGGGACCCGCTCGGCGGCTACTGGTCCGCCGATCCGCTGGTGCGCTCCCCGTCCCTGATCCCGGACCCGGAGAGCCCGTTCCCGCAGAACTACTGGACCGGGACCGTCCTGCTGGCCGAGGACGCCGGCCCCGCGCTCCTGACCACCGCCACCGACCCGTCGCTGTTCTGGCGGTTCCCGCCCGACGCCACGGCCCTCACCGGGCCGGACGGCTCCCGGCTGGCATCGGTCATCGACTCGCTGGAGAGCGGCCCCGGGCTGCTGGAGGTGCGGGCGATCGCCGGGGACACCGCGGCGGTCCTCACCGGGCTCGGCCACATCGTGGAGGCCAACGCGCGGATGCGGGACGCGATCGCGGCGGTGATCGCCGTCGCCGCCCTCGGTATCGGCTCCGTGGCCGCCGTCGTCCTGGTGATGGCGGGTGCGCTGATCGCCTCCCGCCGCAAGGACGAACTGGCGCTGATGCGTTCGCGCGGCGGCTCGCTGCGCGGCATCGGCGGCCGGCTGCTCGCGGAGACGGCGGTGACCGTGGTGCCCGCGAGCGCGCTCGGACTCCTCCTCGCGGTACTCGCCGTGGGCGAGGCCCGGTGGCTGCCGGCAGCGCTGGCAGCGGCGGGCGTGGGGCTTCTGGTGTGTGTCGCACTGCCTCTGCGGACGACGCTCCAGCACATCCGGCCGGCCCTGCACGGCGCTCGCGAGGACATGGTGGATGCCCGGCCCTCGCGTCGGCGGACCGTCGCCGAACTGACCCTGCTCGTCCTGGCGGTGGGCGCGGTGACGGCGCTGCGCCGTCGCGGCACGTCCGGCGGCACCGATCTGCTGGTCAGCGCGGCACCCGTGCTGGTGGCGCTGATCGCGGCGCTGGTGCTGGTCCGCCTCCATCCGCTGCCCCTGCGGCTCGCCGCGCGCCCCGTGGCCCGGCTGCGCGGGGCCATCGGCTTCCTGGCGCTGGCCCGGGCCGGCCGTTCCTCGGCCGGCGGCGCACTGCCGCTGCTGGCCCTGCTGCTGGCGCTGGCCACGGCGGCGTTCGGCGGCTCGGTCGTCGCCGGGATCGGGGACGCGCGGGACGACGCGGCGCTGACGACCGTCGGCGCGGACGCACGGGTCAGCGGCGCAAGCGAACGGGCGACGCTGCCCGACGCGTTGGTCCGTACGGTCCGGGACCTGGACGGGGTACGGAGCGCGGCCCCGCTGCGGGTCGAGTTCGGCGTGGCCCTGCCGACGGCGGCGGCCGGTGACGGCGGTGCGGACGGCAGGGGTACCGAGGGCGGGGGTGCGGTCACGGGTCCGGCCGCGGACCCCGGTGGCGGCACCGCCACCGGGGCGAGGGCGATGACCCTGGTGGGCGTCGACCCGGCCTCGTACACCCGGCTGGCCCGCACGACCGGGGTGCCGGCCTTCCCCGGCGGCCTGCTGAGGGCGACCGGCTCCGCGGCGGCGTCCGAGGGCGCGGAGTCCGGCCCGGAGCGTGTGCTGCCGGTCATCGCCTCCCCGGCGGTGGCGGCCCGGCTGGGCCGGCAGACGCACGCGCTCGACACGCTGTCCGGGAACTTCTCGGTCCGGGTGGTCGGGACCGTCGAGCGGGTGGCGTCGCTCACCACCTCGAACTTCCTGATCGTCGACTCCGCCTCGCTGGAGCAGCGGGCGCCCACCACGCTGCTGCTCACCGGCGCCCCCGACCCGAAGGAGCTGCGCGCGGCGGCCAACGGGGCGGGCGGGGAGTTCGACGTACAGCTGCGGTCCGAGGAGCGCGCGCGGTACGTCGACACCCCGATGCAGGCGGGGGCCCAGCGGATCTACCTGGCGGCCGTCGCGGCGGGTGCCGGATACGCGCTGCTGGCCGTTCTGCTGTCGCTGCTCCGGACCGCGCCTGAGCGCAGAACGCTGCTGGCGCGGCTGCGGACGATGGGGCTCACCACCGGGCAGGGGCGGCGGCTGCTGGCCTTCGAGGCGACACCGCAGGCGCTGCTGGCGGCGGGCGGCGGGCTGCTCACCGGCTGGGCGGCCATCGTCCTGCTCTCCCCCGGCGTCGACCTGGTGCCGCTGGCGCTCGCGGGCGTCGCCGGATCGGACACGAGCCCCGTCGCGGTCCGCGCCGACCTCTGGTCGCTGGTACTGCCGGCCGCCGGGGTGGTGGCACTCACCGCCGCGGTCGCGGGCGTTCAGGCGTGGTGGGCGAGCCGCCGCGGATCGATCACCGAACTCAGGGCAGGAGACTCCCGATGA
- a CDS encoding FtsX-like permease family protein has protein sequence MTGFVLLRVRAHRLLLSAAVLAVLLTTSVLAALTAFSGSVGDAALRHTLTHRSAPSAALTVSASVDHEQRAEADEAVREASRDAFDGLPVTVGKLESSGSYALPRRLQDPAARRGEPDLTHFAALDPDRVRITDGRAPAASDGTGPVQVALPVVAAEALKLEPGARVTVTDRLHDDRKQRVLVTGVYEAADRSDPYWQLDPLGGRGVRKLAFTTYGPLLTDPSVLASGALGDGQTSWLAAADYATLTTGSMDGLRDASAGAPKALAAAPVFASGVTVRMSLPTVLDQLDRALLVSRSTLMIVAVQLVLLAAYALLLVARLLNSERDGERELLRARGGSRSRITSFAAIEALLLAVPAAVAAPLLAGPLTGLLAERGALSRIGLDVGAAATGTVWLVSAAVALACALAVVAPSLTAGTGGRRTRAASLPGPVRAGADLGLLLIAGVAYWQLDRQAGGGALTGDRAGDLGIDPLLVTAPALALLAGTVLTLRLLPPAAKLVERRAAKGRGLPAALAGWQFSRRPLRGAGPVLLLVLSVAMGMLAIGQSASWNRSQSDQADFGSGASVRLVGGHGSGPAAAGIYGGLDGVRQAAPAHRTTVEASGGRTAEILALDTAHADEDMLMRSDLAGRSPRQVFDAIAPDPAPRPGLVLPKGATRVTMELRITTVSAKGSEPAPGASPPVVTVLLEDRYGLPYRFLAGPVPVDGRPVPVSFPVSGAGGLAVTGMEVDDEPPYGRAEKRRVSVSAVRAVTGTGDDRASGSGSGSPEGSGSPDDPESSGSPDAPESSGSPDDPEGSEPSEGSEASEAPEGPERPVPVSGTVRWEASMTLTDRGDSRPGTTPVPNESSGLPDFTYDTGVSSEDSWEQTTSTLRISAGRPKAGPLRAVATDAYLKSANARLGDEIDLTLAGNTVRVTLVESVRRLPTTGAAELSGAADPAQSGGALLLDLKAVTEVLSRRTTATIEATEWWLSAAPGDAPKVAAALRALPDTDPGQVLVRAETAQRLVDDPLGAGPQSALPAVAVVAAALAAVGFAVSVSASRRERAAELGVLRALGAPRRQLARMIAAEQGVLIALALLIGLGIGTVLTRAVVPLIVLTGQADRPVPPVLVELPAGQVAALLAGVAALPLVIVATMALRRGDPAVTLRHQGDH, from the coding sequence GTGACGGGTTTCGTCCTTCTACGGGTGCGGGCTCATCGTCTGCTGCTCTCCGCGGCCGTCCTCGCCGTCCTGCTGACCACCTCCGTCCTGGCCGCGCTCACCGCGTTCTCCGGTTCCGTGGGGGACGCGGCCCTGCGCCACACCCTCACCCACCGGTCGGCCCCTTCCGCCGCCCTGACCGTGTCCGCCTCGGTGGACCACGAGCAGCGCGCGGAGGCCGACGAGGCCGTCCGCGAGGCCTCCCGCGACGCGTTCGACGGGCTGCCCGTGACCGTGGGGAAGCTGGAGAGTTCAGGGTCGTACGCGCTGCCGCGACGCCTCCAGGATCCGGCCGCCCGGCGCGGCGAACCGGACCTCACCCACTTCGCCGCCCTCGACCCCGACCGGGTGCGGATCACGGACGGCCGGGCACCCGCCGCGTCCGACGGCACCGGGCCCGTGCAGGTCGCGCTGCCCGTCGTCGCCGCCGAGGCGCTGAAGCTGGAGCCGGGCGCGCGGGTCACCGTCACCGACCGGCTGCACGACGACAGGAAGCAGCGGGTCCTGGTCACCGGTGTCTACGAGGCCGCCGACCGGTCCGACCCGTACTGGCAGCTGGACCCCCTCGGCGGGCGCGGGGTGCGCAAGCTCGCCTTCACGACGTACGGCCCGCTGCTCACCGACCCCTCGGTCCTCGCCTCGGGCGCGCTCGGCGACGGGCAGACCTCCTGGCTGGCGGCCGCCGACTACGCCACGCTGACCACCGGTTCCATGGACGGGCTGCGGGACGCGTCGGCGGGCGCCCCGAAGGCGCTGGCGGCGGCGCCGGTGTTCGCCTCGGGCGTCACCGTGCGCATGTCGCTGCCGACCGTGCTCGACCAGCTCGACCGGGCGCTGCTGGTCTCCCGCTCCACGCTGATGATCGTCGCGGTGCAGCTGGTGCTGCTCGCCGCGTACGCCCTGCTGCTCGTGGCCCGGCTGCTGAACAGCGAGCGGGACGGCGAGCGCGAACTGCTGCGGGCCCGGGGCGGTTCGCGGAGCCGGATCACCTCGTTCGCCGCGATCGAGGCGCTCCTGCTGGCCGTGCCCGCCGCGGTGGCCGCCCCGTTGCTCGCGGGGCCGCTGACCGGACTGCTGGCCGAGCGCGGCGCCCTGTCCCGGATCGGTCTCGACGTCGGCGCGGCCGCGACCGGAACCGTGTGGCTGGTCTCCGCGGCCGTCGCGCTGGCCTGTGCCCTGGCGGTGGTGGCGCCGTCGCTGACGGCCGGCACGGGTGGGCGCCGGACCCGGGCCGCGTCGCTGCCGGGGCCGGTGCGGGCGGGCGCCGACCTCGGGCTGCTGCTGATCGCGGGGGTGGCGTACTGGCAACTGGACCGGCAGGCGGGCGGCGGTGCGCTCACCGGCGACCGGGCGGGCGACCTCGGCATCGACCCCTTGCTGGTCACCGCGCCCGCCCTGGCGCTGCTCGCCGGAACGGTCCTCACGCTGCGGCTGCTGCCGCCCGCCGCGAAGCTCGTCGAGCGGCGTGCGGCCAAGGGCCGGGGGCTGCCCGCGGCCCTGGCCGGCTGGCAGTTCAGCCGCCGTCCGCTGCGCGGCGCGGGTCCGGTGCTGCTGCTGGTCCTGTCGGTGGCGATGGGCATGCTGGCGATCGGGCAGAGCGCCTCGTGGAACCGTTCGCAGTCCGACCAGGCCGACTTCGGCTCCGGTGCCTCGGTCCGGCTGGTGGGCGGGCACGGCAGCGGTCCGGCGGCGGCCGGGATCTACGGCGGGCTGGACGGGGTGCGGCAGGCGGCGCCCGCCCACCGCACGACGGTGGAGGCCTCCGGGGGGCGCACGGCCGAGATCCTCGCCCTGGACACCGCCCACGCGGACGAGGACATGCTGATGCGCTCCGACCTCGCCGGCAGGAGCCCGCGCCAGGTGTTCGACGCCATCGCCCCGGATCCGGCCCCGCGCCCCGGGCTGGTCCTCCCGAAGGGCGCCACCCGGGTGACGATGGAGCTACGGATCACCACGGTGTCGGCGAAGGGCTCCGAGCCCGCTCCCGGGGCGTCGCCGCCGGTGGTCACGGTGCTCCTGGAGGACCGCTACGGCCTCCCCTACCGGTTCCTGGCCGGCCCGGTGCCCGTGGACGGCCGCCCGGTCCCGGTGTCGTTCCCGGTGTCGGGGGCGGGCGGTCTGGCCGTGACCGGCATGGAGGTGGACGACGAACCGCCGTACGGCCGGGCGGAGAAGCGCCGGGTCTCGGTGAGCGCCGTACGCGCGGTCACGGGCACGGGCGACGACCGAGCGTCCGGCTCGGGCTCCGGCTCCCCCGAGGGCTCCGGCTCCCCCGACGACCCCGAGAGCTCCGGCTCCCCCGACGCCCCCGAGAGCTCCGGCTCCCCCGACGACCCCGAGGGCTCCGAACCCTCCGAAGGCTCAGAAGCATCCGAAGCCCCCGAAGGCCCGGAACGCCCGGTGCCGGTCTCCGGAACGGTGCGCTGGGAGGCGTCGATGACGCTCACCGACCGCGGTGACAGCCGGCCCGGCACGACGCCGGTGCCCAACGAGTCGTCGGGGCTGCCGGACTTCACCTACGACACCGGCGTGAGCAGCGAGGACTCCTGGGAGCAGACCACCAGCACGCTGCGGATCTCCGCCGGCCGGCCGAAGGCCGGGCCGCTCAGGGCGGTCGCGACGGACGCCTATCTGAAGAGCGCGAACGCGCGGCTGGGTGACGAGATCGACCTGACCCTGGCCGGGAACACCGTCCGGGTGACCCTGGTGGAGTCGGTGCGCAGACTGCCGACCACCGGGGCCGCCGAGCTGTCCGGCGCCGCGGACCCGGCGCAGAGCGGGGGCGCGCTGCTGCTGGACCTCAAGGCCGTCACCGAGGTCCTGTCCCGGCGGACGACGGCCACGATCGAGGCGACCGAGTGGTGGCTGAGCGCCGCCCCCGGCGACGCCCCGAAGGTCGCCGCAGCCCTGCGCGCGCTGCCGGACACCGACCCCGGCCAGGTGCTGGTCCGGGCCGAGACCGCCCAGCGGCTGGTGGACGACCCGCTGGGCGCGGGGCCGCAGTCGGCGCTGCCTGCCGTCGCGGTGGTCGCCGCGGCGCTGGCGGCGGTCGGCTTCGCGGTCAGCGTCTCCGCCTCCCGGCGCGAACGGGCGGCGGAGCTCGGCGTGTTGCGGGCGCTCGGCGCCCCGCGTCGCCAGCTGGCCCGGATGATCGCCGCCGAACAGGGCGTGCTGATCGCTCTCGCCCTGCTGATCGGGCTCGGTATCGGCACGGTGCTGACCCGGGCCGTCGTCCCGCTCATCGTCCTGACCGGGCAGGCGGACCGGCCTGTTCCGCCGGTGCTGGTCGAGCTGCCCGCAGGGCAGGTCGCCGCACTGCTGGCCGGGGTCGCCGCGCTGCCGCTCGTGATCGTCGCGACGATGGCGCTGCGCCGCGGGGACCCGGCGGTCACACTGCGCCACCAGGGGGACCACTGA
- a CDS encoding globin: MTEIPRDTLQEQTFYEQVGGEATFRRLVHRFYEGVAGDELLRPMYPEEDLGPAEERFALFLMQYWGGPRTYSDHRGHPRLRMRHAPFRVDRAAHDAWLAHMRVALDELGLAPEHERQLWDYLTYAAASMVNTAD, encoded by the coding sequence GTGACTGAGATTCCGCGCGACACGCTTCAGGAGCAGACCTTCTACGAGCAGGTCGGGGGCGAGGCGACCTTCCGGCGCCTGGTCCACCGCTTCTACGAAGGCGTGGCGGGCGACGAACTGCTGCGGCCGATGTATCCGGAGGAGGATCTGGGCCCGGCCGAGGAGCGCTTCGCGCTGTTCCTGATGCAGTACTGGGGCGGTCCCCGCACCTACAGCGACCACCGGGGCCACCCGCGGCTGCGGATGCGGCACGCGCCGTTCCGGGTGGACCGGGCGGCCCATGACGCCTGGCTCGCCCATATGCGGGTCGCGCTGGACGAGCTGGGGCTCGCGCCCGAGCACGAGCGGCAGCTGTGGGACTACCTCACGTACGCGGCCGCCTCGATGGTCAACACCGCGGACTGA
- a CDS encoding methyltransferase domain-containing protein, giving the protein MGAHRQGPSPSAPDAEADAARDALVREIVARGGLTDPAWRTAFAEVPRHLFVPFFYVHGIGGYERLGAADPDPGRRSRWLDGVYADGALATMLKDGELVSSSSQPSLMALMLDALDVADGDTVLEIGTGPGYNAALLAHRLGDPAVTSVDLDPEITDSARCHLAAAGYHPTVITGDGALGCPSRAPYDRIIATCTLPSVPRSWPEQCRPGALILAPLATGLVLLEVRATAHGPRAEGHFLHTPAYFVPLRGALPLPDRLPHLGGLPRRVAGDDLFRFLLTLTAGTLDPHEALSLWEREGRPQRERYGITVGRGRQWAWLDDPQGPYTWPLAADR; this is encoded by the coding sequence ATGGGTGCACACCGGCAGGGCCCCTCCCCGTCCGCCCCCGACGCCGAGGCCGACGCGGCGAGGGACGCCCTGGTGCGGGAGATCGTCGCGCGGGGCGGACTCACCGATCCCGCCTGGCGCACCGCTTTCGCCGAGGTGCCCCGCCACCTGTTCGTACCGTTCTTCTACGTCCACGGAATCGGGGGCTACGAACGCCTCGGGGCCGCGGACCCCGACCCCGGGCGGCGTTCCCGCTGGCTGGACGGGGTGTACGCGGACGGGGCGCTGGCCACCATGCTCAAGGACGGCGAACTGGTCTCGTCCTCCAGCCAGCCGTCCCTGATGGCCCTGATGCTCGACGCCCTCGACGTGGCGGACGGAGACACGGTCCTGGAGATCGGCACGGGACCCGGCTACAACGCGGCGCTTCTCGCCCACCGGCTCGGCGACCCCGCTGTGACCAGCGTCGATCTGGACCCCGAGATCACGGATTCGGCCCGCTGCCACCTGGCGGCGGCCGGCTACCACCCGACGGTGATCACGGGCGACGGGGCCCTGGGCTGCCCGTCGCGCGCTCCGTACGACCGGATCATCGCGACCTGCACCCTGCCCTCCGTGCCGCGGAGCTGGCCGGAGCAGTGCCGCCCGGGGGCGTTGATCCTCGCACCGCTCGCCACCGGCCTGGTCCTGCTGGAGGTCCGCGCGACGGCGCACGGCCCGCGCGCCGAGGGGCATTTCCTGCACACTCCGGCGTACTTCGTGCCCCTGCGTGGGGCGCTGCCGCTGCCCGACAGGCTGCCGCACCTCGGCGGACTGCCGCGCCGGGTGGCCGGGGACGACCTGTTCCGGTTCCTTCTGACCCTGACCGCGGGCACCCTGGACCCGCACGAGGCCCTCTCCCTCTGGGAGCGCGAGGGGCGCCCGCAGCGGGAGAGGTACGGCATCACGGTCGGCCGGGGCCGTCAGTGGGCCTGGCTCGACGACCCGCAGGGCCCCTACACCTGGCCGCTCGCCGCCGACAGGTGA